The proteins below are encoded in one region of Bremerella sp. P1:
- a CDS encoding carbon-nitrogen hydrolase family protein yields the protein MIAPYVVAALQMDSGAEKSVNLEQAESMITDAAQEGAQLVVLPELFPYLGKVSQLRENAETMDGKVLQTMRGLAIKNELVLCAGSVAIAASDDPSKVMNRSILFGPHGQVLSTYDKIHCFDINLPEVKVVESDYVRAGSQLSVAATPLGHIGQAICYDLRFPEIFRRLTEDGMQVCVLPAAFTDKTGEAHWEVLARARAIENQIYVIAANQCGMYGDTIKCHGNSLIIDPWGKVLARGDRDKQGIIYAEIDLAAQRKIRAELPALSHRRMA from the coding sequence ATGATCGCTCCTTACGTTGTTGCCGCCCTACAAATGGACTCGGGAGCGGAAAAATCGGTGAATTTGGAACAAGCGGAATCAATGATCACGGATGCGGCCCAGGAAGGGGCCCAATTGGTGGTACTTCCTGAGCTGTTTCCTTACCTCGGAAAAGTTTCTCAGCTGCGTGAAAACGCCGAAACGATGGACGGAAAGGTCCTGCAAACCATGCGTGGCCTGGCCATCAAGAACGAGCTGGTGCTGTGTGCCGGCAGCGTGGCCATCGCCGCTAGTGACGACCCCAGCAAGGTGATGAACCGAAGCATTCTATTCGGTCCGCATGGCCAAGTTTTGTCCACCTACGACAAGATCCACTGCTTCGATATCAACCTGCCGGAGGTGAAAGTGGTCGAGTCCGACTACGTGCGGGCAGGCAGTCAATTGTCGGTCGCGGCAACGCCGCTGGGGCATATCGGCCAGGCCATCTGCTACGATTTGCGGTTCCCCGAGATTTTCCGTCGCCTGACCGAAGACGGAATGCAGGTCTGTGTGCTGCCTGCCGCGTTTACGGACAAGACTGGCGAGGCGCATTGGGAAGTTTTAGCGCGGGCACGTGCGATTGAAAATCAAATTTATGTTATCGCCGCGAATCAATGCGGGATGTATGGCGACACGATCAAGTGTCACGGAAATTCTTTGATTATCGATCCCTGGGGAAAGGTGCTCGCCCGTGGCGATCGCGATAAGCAAGGCATCATCTACGCCGAAATCGATCTCGCCGCCCAGCGTAAAATACGTGCGGAATTACCGGCCCTTTCGCATCGCCGAATGGCTTAG
- a CDS encoding glycosyltransferase family 2 protein, protein MSIHSENDQDVLSLLERTFLEISTDESRRVELLHQLLGEAACYRLSIYEIPRDFLLSVVVPIFNEVNSLQQVIAAVRQCGFKCEIILVDDGSTDGTRELLETLRDQTDLKIILHEKNQGKGAALATGFKEATGDAVIIQDADLEYTPNDYRALLQPIICEGVDAVYGSRFITGQRNVPRVRHYLANKMVTMWSNLFTNLLLTDMETCYKVFRREVIQEIAPTLREKRFGVEPEITAKLSRRKGLRIREVPIRYYPRTFEEGKKIGWKDGIRALWCAIRY, encoded by the coding sequence ATGAGTATTCATTCTGAAAACGATCAGGACGTCTTGTCGCTTCTGGAGCGGACCTTCTTGGAGATCTCTACGGACGAATCGCGCCGGGTGGAGTTGCTGCACCAGCTTTTGGGTGAAGCGGCATGCTATCGGCTGTCGATTTACGAGATTCCTCGCGACTTTCTGCTTTCGGTCGTGGTGCCCATTTTCAATGAAGTCAACTCGCTGCAACAAGTTATTGCAGCAGTTCGCCAATGCGGTTTCAAGTGCGAAATCATTTTGGTCGACGATGGCAGCACCGACGGAACGCGAGAATTGCTGGAAACGCTCCGCGATCAGACCGACCTGAAGATCATTCTGCACGAGAAGAATCAAGGCAAAGGGGCTGCCCTGGCGACCGGTTTCAAGGAAGCGACCGGCGATGCGGTGATCATTCAGGACGCCGATTTGGAATACACACCCAACGATTACCGCGCTCTGCTGCAGCCGATCATCTGCGAAGGGGTCGACGCCGTTTACGGTAGCCGCTTTATCACCGGTCAGCGGAATGTTCCCCGCGTGCGGCATTACCTGGCCAACAAGATGGTGACCATGTGGTCGAACTTGTTCACCAATCTACTGCTCACCGATATGGAAACCTGTTACAAGGTGTTCCGCCGCGAGGTTATTCAAGAGATCGCGCCCACGCTTCGCGAGAAACGCTTTGGCGTCGAGCCGGAAATCACGGCTAAGCTGTCCCGCCGCAAGGGGCTGCGAATTCGCGAAGTTCCGATCCGCTATTACCCTCGCACCTTTGAAGAGGGAAAGAAGATCGGTTGGAAAGATGGCATCCGGGCCCTGTGGTGTGCTATCCGATATTAA
- a CDS encoding lipopolysaccharide biosynthesis protein — MNDAPTPENAASPIDPDLMRKTQRATRLTMIGQIAGQVISLVVIAELYRLVSPAEFGLLGMFMPIMLLIRSFGSLGMDIATVQKKGLTNEEASTLFWYQVITGVILTIILIGLSPLLAMWFQAERLTMVGIALSGTALLYNSYSQHKSLAEKKLHFGRLTIVRVLSLIVSGILAIVAAYSGWGIWALVVQQYSELVVLNIGFWAIEPWRPGKCAPLSEMKQLLNFSGYYTLGGVFFAVGQNLDKIVLGAVFGSSAEGQQWIGYYTQAYNQMIRPVYLLTSPVTSAMLPALSQAKGNPESFAALTASFYRMVGIMLAPCSIGMLIVGDELMPVLGGRDWIQAGDILSIMGLMIVAQSWINISGSLMSAAGRADLLAVGAFGNLVILSGACGAAYFFAGKNDAELFTIDLAGLVMLATVAVCGPYLAFCFKSTGVPVGKTFSQLTPALAASILMGAVVYLAGLLDYYLPDALTLAEEIIVGVIIYFVFARNEIRWLWRQLRGLKPDEDIHTVVD; from the coding sequence ATGAATGATGCCCCCACGCCCGAGAACGCGGCATCGCCTATCGACCCCGACCTGATGCGCAAGACGCAGCGGGCAACGCGGTTGACCATGATTGGTCAGATCGCCGGGCAAGTCATCTCGCTGGTCGTCATCGCCGAATTGTATCGCCTGGTTTCTCCGGCCGAATTCGGGTTGCTGGGGATGTTCATGCCCATCATGCTGCTGATTCGCTCGTTCGGGTCGCTGGGGATGGATATTGCGACGGTGCAGAAAAAGGGGCTGACCAACGAAGAAGCCTCGACGCTGTTCTGGTACCAGGTGATTACCGGCGTCATTCTGACGATCATCCTGATCGGGCTCTCGCCACTTCTGGCGATGTGGTTTCAAGCCGAGCGGTTAACGATGGTGGGCATCGCCCTGTCAGGCACGGCCTTGCTGTACAACAGCTATTCGCAACATAAATCGCTGGCCGAGAAGAAACTGCACTTCGGCCGGTTAACGATCGTGCGAGTTCTTTCCTTGATCGTGAGCGGCATCTTGGCGATCGTCGCGGCGTATAGTGGCTGGGGCATCTGGGCCTTGGTCGTCCAGCAGTATAGCGAACTGGTGGTGCTGAATATCGGCTTCTGGGCGATCGAACCATGGCGACCTGGCAAGTGTGCTCCGCTGTCGGAAATGAAGCAGCTGCTCAACTTCAGCGGGTACTACACGCTGGGCGGCGTTTTCTTTGCGGTGGGTCAAAACCTGGACAAGATCGTTTTGGGGGCCGTCTTTGGTTCGAGTGCCGAGGGGCAGCAATGGATCGGCTATTACACCCAGGCCTACAACCAGATGATTCGCCCGGTCTATTTGCTGACCTCGCCGGTGACTTCGGCCATGTTGCCGGCATTGTCGCAGGCAAAAGGGAATCCCGAATCGTTCGCTGCCTTGACGGCTTCGTTCTACCGTATGGTTGGCATCATGTTGGCTCCCTGTTCGATCGGGATGCTGATCGTCGGAGACGAACTGATGCCAGTGCTGGGGGGAAGAGATTGGATTCAGGCCGGAGATATCCTCTCGATCATGGGCTTGATGATTGTCGCCCAGAGCTGGATCAATATCTCGGGAAGCTTGATGAGTGCCGCTGGTCGGGCCGACCTATTGGCGGTCGGAGCCTTCGGCAACTTGGTGATTCTGTCCGGGGCATGCGGCGCCGCGTACTTCTTTGCCGGGAAAAATGACGCCGAACTGTTTACGATCGACTTGGCAGGCCTGGTCATGCTGGCGACCGTTGCCGTATGCGGACCGTATCTGGCGTTCTGCTTTAAGAGTACCGGAGTCCCTGTCGGGAAAACATTCAGCCAGCTAACGCCGGCTCTGGCGGCTTCGATCTTGATGGGAGCAGTCGTCTACCTTGCCGGCTTGTTGGACTACTACCTGCCGGACGCATTGACTCTGGCCGAAGAAATCATCGTCGGCGTGATCATCTACTTTGTCTTTGCCCGCAACGAGATCCGCTGGCTATGGCGGCAGCTGCGTGGCCTGAAGCCGGATGAAGACATTCACACGGTGGTGGATTAG
- a CDS encoding SAM-dependent methyltransferase, producing the protein MSHISSPAESARSPRSCASDRTGLVELAIEHPALRLRKALPQVSAGLHCYVARQCRKILHRTLSKIEAGHVLIIDPLGQVQFGPSHDVELRAVVRIDDLRVYRHMMLGGTLAAAEAYLEGKWVCSDLTALLRIMARNLDRLKGVERHSSFWLAPWRNLQQWQTRNSKEGSRNNIAAHYDLSNEFFQLMLDPTMMYSSGIYEREDATLEEASIAKLDRICRKLNIQPGSRVLEIGTGWGGFAEYAAKHYGCHVTTTTISQQQFNYACRRIEDAGLQDRVTLLKQDYRDLTGTYDHVVSIEMIEAVGRDYLDTYFEKCGSLLKPDGTMALQVITIPDERVASYSRGIDFIQRYIFPGGFLPSYHLMASSIAKKTDLRIVHAEDFGSHYARTLAAWRENFFENLPRIRALGMDDYFLRMWEYYLAYCEAGFDERQIGVSQLVMARPKFRGDSILGKL; encoded by the coding sequence ATGTCCCATATATCCTCACCCGCAGAGTCAGCACGCAGCCCACGTTCCTGTGCAAGTGACCGAACCGGCCTAGTCGAACTGGCGATCGAGCATCCTGCGCTGCGGCTACGCAAGGCACTCCCCCAAGTTTCCGCAGGCCTTCACTGCTACGTCGCGCGGCAATGCCGCAAGATCCTGCATCGCACGCTCTCGAAGATCGAAGCAGGGCACGTGCTCATCATCGATCCGCTGGGCCAGGTTCAGTTCGGCCCCAGCCACGATGTCGAACTGCGGGCGGTCGTGCGTATCGACGACCTACGCGTCTATCGACACATGATGCTGGGAGGAACGCTCGCTGCGGCGGAAGCGTACCTGGAAGGGAAGTGGGTCTGTAGCGACCTGACCGCGCTACTGCGGATCATGGCGCGTAATCTCGATCGTTTGAAAGGGGTTGAACGTCATTCGTCGTTCTGGCTGGCACCGTGGCGCAATCTACAGCAGTGGCAAACGCGAAACTCCAAGGAAGGAAGCCGCAATAATATCGCGGCGCACTACGACCTGAGCAACGAATTCTTCCAGTTGATGCTCGACCCAACGATGATGTACTCCTCTGGTATTTACGAGCGGGAAGACGCGACCTTGGAAGAGGCATCCATTGCCAAGCTCGATCGCATCTGCCGCAAACTCAACATTCAGCCAGGAAGTCGCGTACTGGAGATCGGAACGGGCTGGGGTGGCTTCGCCGAGTATGCCGCCAAGCACTATGGCTGCCACGTTACAACGACCACCATCTCGCAGCAGCAGTTTAATTATGCGTGCCGCCGAATCGAAGATGCGGGCCTTCAGGACCGTGTCACGCTACTCAAGCAAGACTATCGCGATCTGACCGGTACCTACGATCATGTTGTCAGTATCGAAATGATCGAAGCGGTCGGCCGCGACTATCTCGACACCTATTTCGAGAAGTGCGGGTCGCTGTTGAAGCCGGACGGAACGATGGCCTTGCAAGTGATTACGATTCCCGATGAACGCGTCGCAAGCTACTCGCGGGGGATCGACTTTATTCAACGCTATATCTTCCCCGGCGGTTTTCTGCCGTCGTACCACCTGATGGCAAGCTCGATCGCCAAGAAGACCGACCTGCGGATCGTGCATGCGGAAGATTTCGGTAGTCACTACGCTCGCACCCTGGCCGCCTGGCGAGAGAACTTCTTCGAGAATCTGCCCCGCATTCGCGCCCTGGGTATGGACGATTACTTCCTTCGCATGTGGGAGTACTACCTGGCCTACTGCGAAGCCGGCTTTGATGAACGCCAGATCGGCGTCAGCCAGCTGGTCATGGCCCGGCCTAAGTTCCGCGGCGACTCCATCCTCGGCAAGCTTTAA